The following are encoded in a window of Euwallacea fornicatus isolate EFF26 chromosome 21, ASM4011564v1, whole genome shotgun sequence genomic DNA:
- the LOC136345835 gene encoding protein tramtrack, alpha isoform-like isoform X1, which yields MLPQQYCLRWRYHHSNLQTMFSQLLDRQAFCDVTLACEGRTIKAHKIVLSACSTYFEKILSQYEEKDPILIMKDVKYIDIKCLVEFMYKGEINVEHNHLATLLKTAEELRIKGLAEVSWKDDEQANVSADGNSNGVQAAMPQVTTVMDSPKYDSPAVNHASNKRRRGRPPIDDYDVRFATPKITNVSGNVSTVGDDAYSNDAMSSSEHDLQIWDEDQANNTDNEEPPMKIKKEVPLDEDDEQSNASFSTEKVPSLNNSSKTASNVTTSGNQSFLTPAIEKEWPDVVKMTEYLNTGRRQQFWEEPFTKRVMDAIKTKSLEMKVAAELLGVSYGTLYGRYRDSYGCLKHPYSFHPIFNRRVRDFWTEQGPTDILLKLKRKEITLFRAAEQLNVTPQTLSNYLISMSQADNQENISSLTSSVYPAKQEGSYDEGTSDDEADSILPDIPSNSGNEFKNLVASSDEGLASHPDITLVKKEKPDNPVTPVKKEKPDNPVNNNSDHSESGSDK from the exons aTGCTTCCTCAACAGTATTGCCTCAGATGGAGGTATCATCACTCGAACCTCCAAACAATGTTCTCGCAATTGTTGGATCGACAGGCTTTCTGTGATGTGACACTCGCCTGCGAAGGACGAACGATTAAGGCACATAAAATTGTCCTCTCTGCTTGTAGTACCTACTTCGAAAAGATCCTGTCACAGTATGAGGAGAAAGACCCTATTCTTATAATGAAAGATGTGAAATATATAGATATTAAATGCCTTGTCGAATTCATGTACAAAGGAGAAATTAATGTTGAACAT AACCATTTAGCAACTCTACTAAAGACAGCTGAAGAGCTTCGAATAAAAGGTTTAGCCGAAGTATCCTGGAAGGATGACGAACAGGCTAATGTCTCGGCGGATGGAAATTCAAATGGTGTACAAGCGGCTATGCCACAAGTCACCACTGTTATGGATAGTCCTAAATATGACTCTCCAGCTGTCAATCACGCGTCCAATAAGAGGAGAAGAGGGCGGCCTCCTATAG ATGACTACGACGTACGATTCGCAACCCCGAAAATCACCAACGTTTCGGGTAATGTTAGTACAGTGGGCGACGACGCCTATTCGAACGATGCGATGTCCAGTAGCGAGCACGACTTACAAATCTGGGATGAAGATCAGGCGAATAACACAGACAATGAGGAGCCACccatgaaaatcaaaaaagaagTT CCCCTAGATGAAGACGACGAGCAGAGCAATGCCTCCTTCTCTACCGAGAAGGTACCATCGCTGAATAATAGCAGCAAGACTGCGAGCAATGTCACTACATCTGGGAATCAGTCTTTCTTAACGCCAGCTATTGAGAAAGAATGGCCGGACGTGGTTAAAATGACCGAATATTTGAACACGGGCCGCAGGCAACAATTTTGGGAGGAACCGTTTACTAAGAGAGTGATGGACGCCATCAAGACGAAGAGTCTGGAGATGAAAGTGGCCGCCGAACTATTGGGCGTCTCTTACGGGACGTTGTACGGACGGTATAGGGACTCCTACGGCTGTTTGAAGCATCCTTACAG TTTTCACCCAATATTTAACAGAAG GGTGCGGGACTTTTGGACGGAACAAGGACCGACCGATATTTTACTGAAACTAAAACGCAAGGAAATTACTCTGTTCAGGGCGGCTGAGCAACTCAATGTCACTCCCCAAACGCTTTCCAACTATTTGATTTCGATGTCGCAGGCCGATaatcaagaaaatatttccag TTTAACTTCCAGTGTTTATCCGGCCAAGCAGGAAGGTTCTTATGATGAAGGCACTTCCGACGACGAGGCCGATTCTATTTTACCAGACATTCCTTCAAATAGCGGcaatgaattcaaaaatttg GTGGCTTCATCTGACGAGGGCTTGGCGAGTCATCCAGACATCACGCTGGTCAAAAAAGAGAAACCGGACAATCCGGTAACGCCggtcaaaaaagaaaaacctgACAATCCGGTAAACAACAATTCAGATCATTCCGAATCGGGCAGCGATAAGTGA
- the LOC136345835 gene encoding protein tramtrack, alpha isoform-like isoform X3 yields the protein MLPQQYCLRWRYHHSNLQTMFSQLLDRQAFCDVTLACEGRTIKAHKIVLSACSTYFEKILSQYEEKDPILIMKDVKYIDIKCLVEFMYKGEINVEHNHLATLLKTAEELRIKGLAEVSWKDDEQANVSADGNSNGVQAAMPQVTTVMDSPKYDSPAVNHASNKRRRGRPPIDDYDVRFATPKITNVSGNVSTVGDDAYSNDAMSSSEHDLQIWDEDQANNTDNEEPPMKIKKEVPLDEDDEQSNASFSTEKVPSLNNSSKTASNVTTSGNQSFLTPAIEKEWPDVVKMTEYLNTGRRQQFWEEPFTKRVMDAIKTKSLEMKVAAELLGVSYGTLYGRYRDSYGCLKHPYRVRDFWTEQGPTDILLKLKRKEITLFRAAEQLNVTPQTLSNYLISMSQADNQENISSLTSSVYPAKQEGSYDEGTSDDEADSILPDIPSNSGNEFKNLVASSDEGLASHPDITLVKKEKPDNPVTPVKKEKPDNPVNNNSDHSESGSDK from the exons aTGCTTCCTCAACAGTATTGCCTCAGATGGAGGTATCATCACTCGAACCTCCAAACAATGTTCTCGCAATTGTTGGATCGACAGGCTTTCTGTGATGTGACACTCGCCTGCGAAGGACGAACGATTAAGGCACATAAAATTGTCCTCTCTGCTTGTAGTACCTACTTCGAAAAGATCCTGTCACAGTATGAGGAGAAAGACCCTATTCTTATAATGAAAGATGTGAAATATATAGATATTAAATGCCTTGTCGAATTCATGTACAAAGGAGAAATTAATGTTGAACAT AACCATTTAGCAACTCTACTAAAGACAGCTGAAGAGCTTCGAATAAAAGGTTTAGCCGAAGTATCCTGGAAGGATGACGAACAGGCTAATGTCTCGGCGGATGGAAATTCAAATGGTGTACAAGCGGCTATGCCACAAGTCACCACTGTTATGGATAGTCCTAAATATGACTCTCCAGCTGTCAATCACGCGTCCAATAAGAGGAGAAGAGGGCGGCCTCCTATAG ATGACTACGACGTACGATTCGCAACCCCGAAAATCACCAACGTTTCGGGTAATGTTAGTACAGTGGGCGACGACGCCTATTCGAACGATGCGATGTCCAGTAGCGAGCACGACTTACAAATCTGGGATGAAGATCAGGCGAATAACACAGACAATGAGGAGCCACccatgaaaatcaaaaaagaagTT CCCCTAGATGAAGACGACGAGCAGAGCAATGCCTCCTTCTCTACCGAGAAGGTACCATCGCTGAATAATAGCAGCAAGACTGCGAGCAATGTCACTACATCTGGGAATCAGTCTTTCTTAACGCCAGCTATTGAGAAAGAATGGCCGGACGTGGTTAAAATGACCGAATATTTGAACACGGGCCGCAGGCAACAATTTTGGGAGGAACCGTTTACTAAGAGAGTGATGGACGCCATCAAGACGAAGAGTCTGGAGATGAAAGTGGCCGCCGAACTATTGGGCGTCTCTTACGGGACGTTGTACGGACGGTATAGGGACTCCTACGGCTGTTTGAAGCATCCTTACAG GGTGCGGGACTTTTGGACGGAACAAGGACCGACCGATATTTTACTGAAACTAAAACGCAAGGAAATTACTCTGTTCAGGGCGGCTGAGCAACTCAATGTCACTCCCCAAACGCTTTCCAACTATTTGATTTCGATGTCGCAGGCCGATaatcaagaaaatatttccag TTTAACTTCCAGTGTTTATCCGGCCAAGCAGGAAGGTTCTTATGATGAAGGCACTTCCGACGACGAGGCCGATTCTATTTTACCAGACATTCCTTCAAATAGCGGcaatgaattcaaaaatttg GTGGCTTCATCTGACGAGGGCTTGGCGAGTCATCCAGACATCACGCTGGTCAAAAAAGAGAAACCGGACAATCCGGTAACGCCggtcaaaaaagaaaaacctgACAATCCGGTAAACAACAATTCAGATCATTCCGAATCGGGCAGCGATAAGTGA
- the nanos gene encoding uncharacterized protein nanos: MPLNSHFPGALAITEISIFDKMYNVLNNSNSVNNLYDKQKYEDVFEEYFYNRFLHFWCDGDVTATVETSHADGVATSGRFENCGTSHEDLIYKSCKFGNKVYTTWTTTSNGQISSPKEANGKRRIKKHFSRQQTSQDPGDSNRSRAFEPMESKHPLGLFYKNSFFPELNSYPLNGRWIKGSMMLHSGQKNNNESSKDTELTEKVSGNNPFTQLRSTLQSISNQYKQYPAGFNNYNLLRPICRFCFKNREPELVYTSHETKAADGTVTCPILRRYTCDLCGATGAHSHTRKYCPLYEGFIRGQYGKLTKAYNLL; the protein is encoded by the exons ATGCCGCTCAATAGTCACTTTCCCGGCGCCCTTGCGATAacagaaatttccattttcgaCAAAATGTATAACGTGTTGAATAACTCAAACTCTGTTAACAATTTGTACGACAAACAAAAGTACGAAGATGTGTTTGaggaatatttttacaatCGTTTCCTGCATTTTTGGTGTGATGGTGATGTAACTGCGACTGTCGAAACTAGCCATGCCGATGGCGTTGCAACCAGTGGACGTTTTGAAAACTGTGGAACATCACACGAAG ACCTCATTTACAAAAGTTGTAAATTCGGCAACAAAGTCTACACCACTTGGACCACAACATCTAATGGGCAAATTTCATCTCCAAAAGAAGCTAATGGAAAACGGCGaattaagaaacatttttctagACAACAAACTTCTCAGGACCCTGGAGACTCTAACAGAAGCAGAGCGTTCGAGCCTATGGAGTCAAAGCATCCGTTaggtttattttataaaaactctttttttccCGAACTTAATTCTTATCCATTAAATGGGAGATGGATTAAAGGCAGTATGATGCTACATTCTGGTCAG aaaaataacaatgaaTCCAGTAAAGACACAGAACTGACTGAGAAAGTTTCTGGAAACAACCCATTCACTCAG CTTCGATCAACGCTTCAATCAATTTCAAACCAATACAAACAATATCCTGCAGGATTCAATAACTATAACTTATTGAGACCGATCTGTCGATTTTGCTTCAAGAATAGGGAACCCGAATTGGTGTACACCAGTCATGAAACCAAAGCCGCCGATGGTACCGTTACATGTCCAATTTTAAGACG GTACACTTGCGATCTTTGCGGAGCTACCGGCGCTCATTCCCACACCAGAAAGTACTGTCCATTGTACGAAGGTTTTATTAGGGGTCAGTATGGGAAATTGACAAAGGCGTACAATCTACTTTAA
- the LOC136345849 gene encoding probable enoyl-CoA hydratase echA8 — protein sequence MFYKQLLRTFKLTKNMSTKAISETSVLVDKIGKVTTIGINRPEKRNCVDGTTAKLLEQAILNFEEDDSSLTAVLHGTGGNFCSGYDMQEIAEIGDSYCGSYSEFSILPLKKMIRKPMVASLSGYTVAGGLELALLCDLRVMEETAVLGLYERRFGIPISDGATVRLPALIGLSRALDLILTGKSLTAKEAFEWGLANRIVACGTGLGQALQLATCLEKFPQDCLISDRDSAYNAAYTQVYEELLKYEKQNANNVKLKNIVQGAKKFLSGIGRHGKSYHLKEKDCSDWEKEFNEFVKSKL from the exons atgttttataaacaattattaagaACCTTTAAACTGACCAAAAATATGTCGACCAAAGCGATAAGTGAAACCA gtgTCTTGGTGGATAAAATTGGAAAGGTAACAACGATAGGGATCAATAGGCCAGAGAAACGCAATTGTGTAGACGGTACTACTGCCAAATTACTGGAACAGgccatattaaattttgaagaagaTGACAGCAGTCTCACAGCAGTGTTGCATGGAACTGGTGGTAACTTTTGCTCGGGATATGATATGCAGGAAATCGCGGAGATTGGTGACTCGTATTGCGGTTCCTACTCGGAGTTTTCTATT ttgccgttaaaaaaaatgatcagaaAACCAATGGTAGCTTCTCTCAGTGGGTATACAGTTGCTGGTGGTCTAGAACTAGCACTTCTGTGTGATTTACGAGTGATGGAAGAAACAGCTGTGTTAGGATTATATGAAAGGAGATTCG GCATTCCTATAAGTGACGGTGCCACAGTCAGATTACCAGCTTTAATAGGCCTCTCTAGAGcattagatttaattttaactggcAAATCTTTAACAGCAAAAGAGGCCTTTGAGTGGGGTTTAGCCAACAGAATTGTTGCTTGTGGGACAG GATTAGGGCAAGCATTACAGCTGGCAACATGTTTAGAAAAATTCCCTCAAGATTGCCTAATCTCAGACAGAGATTCTGCTTATAATGCAGCTTATACTCAAGTTTATGAGgaacttttaaaatatgaaaaacagaatgctaataatgttaaattaaaaaatattgttcaaggtgccaaaaagtttttaagtggCATTGGTAGGCATGGGAAAAGTTACCATTTGAAGGAGAAGGATTGTAGTGATTGGGAAAaagaatttaatgaatttgtcaAGAGTAAATTATAA
- the LOC136345839 gene encoding phenoloxidase-activating factor 2 isoform X1, with product MAQVHMKNFIFFCVRITMKRSVIHLTMGATLLLMVQCQPAAQGGSSVADLLKQASGNSSTGNNPFTADLNKTIADIWGNLATASSSSTTTSPTINGNIGGGIPGVGSCTCVPYYLCNNGTINTNGAGIIDIRINDGPCETYLEVCCDKENQEETPITPTPPPIKQSGCGYRHPEGIGFRITGDNENEAQFGEFPWMVALLREESIEGNPNKLNVYQCGGALVHPQVVVTAAHCVSGKDKIFKIRAGEWDTQHTQELYPHQDRQVQTIISHPQYYAGALYNDIAVLYLESPFEMAENVNTICLPPQGTITNGTTCYATGWGKDVFGQKGKYQVILKKIDLPTVARDKCQSQLRTTRLGQYFVLHDSFVCAGGDPGKDTCKGDGGSPLVCPIAGKKDQYYQYGIVAWGIGCGENNTPGVYVNVPLFRDWIDTQVRSFGLDTSAYQS from the exons atgAAACGTTCCGTGATTCACCTTACCATGGGAGCAACCCTGCTTCTCATGGTACAATGCCAACCCGCTGCCCAAGGTGGTTCTAGCGTTGCAGATCTGCTCAAACAAGCCTCAGGCAACTCTTCAACTGGCAACAATCCCTTTActg ctgatttgaataaaacaatCGCGGACATTTGGGGAAACCTCGCAACCGCTTCAAGTTCATCCACCACTACCTCCCCGACCATTAACGGCAATATTGGAGGTGGTATTCCCGGGGTGGGAAGCTGCACCTGTGTGCCTTACTACCTCTGCAACAATGGCACCATTAACACGAATGGGGCGGGCATTATTGACATAAG AATTAACGACGGTCCTTGCGAAACTTACCTGGAAGTGTGCTGCGACAAAGAAAATCAAGAAGAAACCCCTATCACACCTACACCGCCTCCAATAAAACAATCTGGGTGCGGCTATCGACACCCTGAAGGAATCGGTTTCCGGATAACCGGCGATAACGAAAACGAGGCTCAATTCGGCGAATTTCCCTGGATGGTTGCTTTACTTCGAGAAGAAAGCATCGAAGGTAACCCCAATAAGCTTAACGTGTACCAATGCGGCGGAGCGCTGGTGCACCCCCAAGTAGTAGTAACTGCTGCGCACTGCGTTAGTGGCAAggacaaaatattcaaaatcagAGCAGGCGAATGGGACACCCAACACACCCAAGAATTATACCCTCACCAAGACCGACAAGTGCAGACCATCATATCGCATCCTCAGTATTATGCGGGCGCCCTTTACAACGACATCGCCGTTTTATATTTGGAATCTCCATTTGAAATGGCGGAAAATGTAAACACCATTTGCCTGCCTCCTCAAGGGACCATCACGAACGGAACTACGTGTTACGCCACTGGTTGGGGTAAGGACGTGTTTGGTCAGAAAGGGAAATACCAGgttattttgaagaaaattgaccTTCCCACTGTTGCTCGTGATAAATGTCAGAGTCAGCTGCGTACCACCAGATTGGGACAATATTTCGTTCTTCACGACTCGTTTGTGTGCGCAGGAGGGGATCCCGGAAAGGACACTTGCAAAGGGGATGGGGGCAGTCCTCTTGTATGCCCCATTGCAGGGAAAAAGGATCAGTACTACCAGTATGGAATAGTCGCTTGGGGAATTGGATGTGGCGAAAACAACACGCCTGGAGTGTATGTAAATGTGCCTCTGTTTCGCGATTGGATCGACACTCAAGTGAGGTCTTTTGGACTAGATACATCCGCGTATCAAAGTTAA
- the LOC136345839 gene encoding phenoloxidase-activating factor 2 isoform X2 encodes MKRSVIHLTMGATLLLMVQCQPAAQGGSSVADLLKQASGNSSTGNNPFTADLNKTIADIWGNLATASSSSTTTSPTINGNIGGGIPGVGSCTCVPYYLCNNGTINTNGAGIIDIRINDGPCETYLEVCCDKENQEETPITPTPPPIKQSGCGYRHPEGIGFRITGDNENEAQFGEFPWMVALLREESIEGNPNKLNVYQCGGALVHPQVVVTAAHCVSGKDKIFKIRAGEWDTQHTQELYPHQDRQVQTIISHPQYYAGALYNDIAVLYLESPFEMAENVNTICLPPQGTITNGTTCYATGWGKDVFGQKGKYQVILKKIDLPTVARDKCQSQLRTTRLGQYFVLHDSFVCAGGDPGKDTCKGDGGSPLVCPIAGKKDQYYQYGIVAWGIGCGENNTPGVYVNVPLFRDWIDTQVRSFGLDTSAYQS; translated from the exons atgAAACGTTCCGTGATTCACCTTACCATGGGAGCAACCCTGCTTCTCATGGTACAATGCCAACCCGCTGCCCAAGGTGGTTCTAGCGTTGCAGATCTGCTCAAACAAGCCTCAGGCAACTCTTCAACTGGCAACAATCCCTTTActg ctgatttgaataaaacaatCGCGGACATTTGGGGAAACCTCGCAACCGCTTCAAGTTCATCCACCACTACCTCCCCGACCATTAACGGCAATATTGGAGGTGGTATTCCCGGGGTGGGAAGCTGCACCTGTGTGCCTTACTACCTCTGCAACAATGGCACCATTAACACGAATGGGGCGGGCATTATTGACATAAG AATTAACGACGGTCCTTGCGAAACTTACCTGGAAGTGTGCTGCGACAAAGAAAATCAAGAAGAAACCCCTATCACACCTACACCGCCTCCAATAAAACAATCTGGGTGCGGCTATCGACACCCTGAAGGAATCGGTTTCCGGATAACCGGCGATAACGAAAACGAGGCTCAATTCGGCGAATTTCCCTGGATGGTTGCTTTACTTCGAGAAGAAAGCATCGAAGGTAACCCCAATAAGCTTAACGTGTACCAATGCGGCGGAGCGCTGGTGCACCCCCAAGTAGTAGTAACTGCTGCGCACTGCGTTAGTGGCAAggacaaaatattcaaaatcagAGCAGGCGAATGGGACACCCAACACACCCAAGAATTATACCCTCACCAAGACCGACAAGTGCAGACCATCATATCGCATCCTCAGTATTATGCGGGCGCCCTTTACAACGACATCGCCGTTTTATATTTGGAATCTCCATTTGAAATGGCGGAAAATGTAAACACCATTTGCCTGCCTCCTCAAGGGACCATCACGAACGGAACTACGTGTTACGCCACTGGTTGGGGTAAGGACGTGTTTGGTCAGAAAGGGAAATACCAGgttattttgaagaaaattgaccTTCCCACTGTTGCTCGTGATAAATGTCAGAGTCAGCTGCGTACCACCAGATTGGGACAATATTTCGTTCTTCACGACTCGTTTGTGTGCGCAGGAGGGGATCCCGGAAAGGACACTTGCAAAGGGGATGGGGGCAGTCCTCTTGTATGCCCCATTGCAGGGAAAAAGGATCAGTACTACCAGTATGGAATAGTCGCTTGGGGAATTGGATGTGGCGAAAACAACACGCCTGGAGTGTATGTAAATGTGCCTCTGTTTCGCGATTGGATCGACACTCAAGTGAGGTCTTTTGGACTAGATACATCCGCGTATCAAAGTTAA
- the LOC136345858 gene encoding adenosine 5'-monophosphoramidase HINT1-like, with translation MTFVLRKLTPLTLKNHFLLLRPCTVTQKMSSEVEKASTAKYEKNTETIFDKIIAKKISADIIYEDEQCLAFNDVAPQAPVHFLVIPKKRIPMLDKCEDRDEFQLGHLLLVAKKLAQNRLPNGYRLVINNGRDGCQSVYHLHLHILGGRQMNWPPG, from the exons atgaCTTTTGTTTTAAGGAAGCTAACACCACTTACcttaaaaaatcactttctaTTACTTAGACCTTGCACTGTAACACAAAAG ATGAGCAGCGAAGTGGAGAAAGCCTCTACggcaaaatatgagaaaaatacagagacaatatttgacaaaattaTTGCCAAAAAGATTTCAGCTGATATTATCTATGAAGATGAACAATGTTTGGCCTTCAATGATGTGGCCCCACAGGCACCTGTCCACTTCCTTGTTATACCCAAGAAGAGAATACCCATGTTAGATAAATGCGAGGACAGAGACGAATTT CAATTGGGTCACCTTCTGCTAGTAGCAAAGAAATTAGCTCAAAATAGGTTACCAAATGGCTATCGCTTAGTCATAAATAATGGTAGAGATGGTTGTCAATCAGTTTATCATTTACATTTACACATTTTGGGTGGGCGACAAATGAACTGGCCTCCAGGATAA
- the LOC136345835 gene encoding protein tramtrack, alpha isoform-like isoform X2: protein MLPQQYCLRWRYHHSNLQTMFSQLLDRQAFCDVTLACEGRTIKAHKIVLSACSTYFEKILSQYEEKDPILIMKDVKYIDIKCLVEFMYKGEINVEHNHLATLLKTAEELRIKGLAEVSWKDDEQANVSADGNSNGVQAAMPQVTTVMDSPKYDSPAVNHASNKRRRGRPPIDDYDVRFATPKITNVSGNVSTVGDDAYSNDAMSSSEHDLQIWDEDQANNTDNEEPPMKIKKEVPLDEDDEQSNASFSTEKVPSLNNSSKTASNVTTSGNQSFLTPAIEKEWPDVVKMTEYLNTGRRQQFWEEPFTKRVMDAIKTKSLEMKVAAELLGVSYGTLYGRYRDSYGCLKHPYSFHPIFNRRVRDFWTEQGPTDILLKLKRKEITLFRAAEQLNVTPQTLSNYLISMSQADNQENISSVYPAKQEGSYDEGTSDDEADSILPDIPSNSGNEFKNLVASSDEGLASHPDITLVKKEKPDNPVTPVKKEKPDNPVNNNSDHSESGSDK from the exons aTGCTTCCTCAACAGTATTGCCTCAGATGGAGGTATCATCACTCGAACCTCCAAACAATGTTCTCGCAATTGTTGGATCGACAGGCTTTCTGTGATGTGACACTCGCCTGCGAAGGACGAACGATTAAGGCACATAAAATTGTCCTCTCTGCTTGTAGTACCTACTTCGAAAAGATCCTGTCACAGTATGAGGAGAAAGACCCTATTCTTATAATGAAAGATGTGAAATATATAGATATTAAATGCCTTGTCGAATTCATGTACAAAGGAGAAATTAATGTTGAACAT AACCATTTAGCAACTCTACTAAAGACAGCTGAAGAGCTTCGAATAAAAGGTTTAGCCGAAGTATCCTGGAAGGATGACGAACAGGCTAATGTCTCGGCGGATGGAAATTCAAATGGTGTACAAGCGGCTATGCCACAAGTCACCACTGTTATGGATAGTCCTAAATATGACTCTCCAGCTGTCAATCACGCGTCCAATAAGAGGAGAAGAGGGCGGCCTCCTATAG ATGACTACGACGTACGATTCGCAACCCCGAAAATCACCAACGTTTCGGGTAATGTTAGTACAGTGGGCGACGACGCCTATTCGAACGATGCGATGTCCAGTAGCGAGCACGACTTACAAATCTGGGATGAAGATCAGGCGAATAACACAGACAATGAGGAGCCACccatgaaaatcaaaaaagaagTT CCCCTAGATGAAGACGACGAGCAGAGCAATGCCTCCTTCTCTACCGAGAAGGTACCATCGCTGAATAATAGCAGCAAGACTGCGAGCAATGTCACTACATCTGGGAATCAGTCTTTCTTAACGCCAGCTATTGAGAAAGAATGGCCGGACGTGGTTAAAATGACCGAATATTTGAACACGGGCCGCAGGCAACAATTTTGGGAGGAACCGTTTACTAAGAGAGTGATGGACGCCATCAAGACGAAGAGTCTGGAGATGAAAGTGGCCGCCGAACTATTGGGCGTCTCTTACGGGACGTTGTACGGACGGTATAGGGACTCCTACGGCTGTTTGAAGCATCCTTACAG TTTTCACCCAATATTTAACAGAAG GGTGCGGGACTTTTGGACGGAACAAGGACCGACCGATATTTTACTGAAACTAAAACGCAAGGAAATTACTCTGTTCAGGGCGGCTGAGCAACTCAATGTCACTCCCCAAACGCTTTCCAACTATTTGATTTCGATGTCGCAGGCCGATaatcaagaaaatatttccag TGTTTATCCGGCCAAGCAGGAAGGTTCTTATGATGAAGGCACTTCCGACGACGAGGCCGATTCTATTTTACCAGACATTCCTTCAAATAGCGGcaatgaattcaaaaatttg GTGGCTTCATCTGACGAGGGCTTGGCGAGTCATCCAGACATCACGCTGGTCAAAAAAGAGAAACCGGACAATCCGGTAACGCCggtcaaaaaagaaaaacctgACAATCCGGTAAACAACAATTCAGATCATTCCGAATCGGGCAGCGATAAGTGA